TGATATTCTTTATTGATTCATATAATGTTTCCAGATCTTCATCTGGAATAGAGGATAGTTTCTTCTTTATTTCCTGGTTTGAATATGCATGACACTTACATGCCATCTGCAATTATGTCATTTCCCCTGTTTGTCAGGTTATGTTAATCACTCTTCTATCATTTGTATCGGGTATTCTTTCTGCAAGTCCATTTTCAACCAGTTTATCTATTAATGAGGTCATGTTCGATTTAGATATGTAAACACGCCTTCCTATTTCAGACATTGGGAGTGGACCTTTTTTCTTCAAAACCTTGAGTATATGGAAGTATGAATGGGGTATTTTATTGTGTTTTAACCGTTTTCTATGTTTGAAAAGTTTGTTTCTAAAGAGTATATTGCCGGTATTATTTCAGTGGCCAACGAAAAAAGGTTGCTGTATCAGATTTTAATTGCATTTGCATTAACCGTGTCCATGATAGGTGTGCTTGATGGAGGTTTATTTTCCACACCTGCATTAATAGGTCTTGCAACACTTTTGGGTATTTACTCAATTAAAAAACCATTTAGAGCCAAAGATTTATTAAAACCTAGTCTAATAATAATTATACTTATCCTGCTCAGGGTCAGTTTGGAAATTATGGGTACAAGTACCGAGGTACATGAAATTACCATAATAAACCCATCAGATAACATTGACCTTCAGGGATATGACGTATTAAATGTTCAGCAAATGGATAATAAGACAGTTGTAACTGTTCCAGGAAACACTAATGATAAGGTGTTGTTAATGAAACTCTCCAAAGATTTAAAGGGTAAATCAAGTGGATTTTTCATTTCATGGAACATATACTCCTTTGTTTGATAAAAAAATGTATAGATATAAATACGATAAAAATTTCAGGGCCACCTATTGGGAAAAGAGATATAGAAAATTTGTAAAATATTTTAGGTGACAAAAAAATATGAGTAAAAAAATCTGGGCGTTTGTTGCATTAGGGATAATAGCAGTAATAATAGGATATTCCTATGTTACAGTTTCAAACGGACCCATAGAACCTTTAGGCCGGCTTTCATTGGTCAAAATTGCAAATCCAGACATGTTTCCAGGACATCCTCATGCAAACTTACTAGGTGAATATGCCATGGAACACGACTCCAAGTGTGCTCTGGTTGTGCATTTTGCTGGAAGTTCCAATTACAGGAGTTTTCCAGAAACTGTGAACGACACAACCAGTCATGAGCAGGGTAACGTCTACATCATCGAAGTTGCATTTATAGATACCCAAGGCGGGGGTTCTAAGAGCATGAGCCAGGTAAACATACTGGATTCACTGAAGGTTGCACTTTTCGGTGTGCCTGACGGTAGGTACAAGTACATGTCTGACGGAACAATTTACAACACATACGATGAAATGATGGCCCATGTAAACCAGTTAGAACAGCAGCACGGTCAGGAAGGACCTTTACCAACGTTATGGCATGGAACTGTAAGGACCGACAGTCCACTCATAGATCCTGGATGCGGATTCCTCTATACTTCCAGATACTCACCAAGACCTATGGAATTATTCCAGCCTATGCTTACACAGCCTACGGATTGTTCTCCATCTACCTGTACAGTCCTTACTGGAAGTTTGAACTTACACATGCTTCAGAACTTCAAACACTCTACAATGAAGGTGCTTTAAACCTGGATAAAAGTAATGTTGCATCTAATGTTGACAAGTACTATGAAAATCTGAGCAAAACAGAAAATATTTCACAGGAAAACTTGACCAACTACGATTAAATTGGTATGGGTTTAAAACCCTTTTTTTTTATTTTCTTAAAATTTTTAATATGATTTTTTATTTAAAGATAGTGTCAAAAGACTTTTATTTAAAATAATCATATCCAGTTTAATTTATTACTTCTAAAGCTATCTATTTTTATTGCCCTATTAGTATTGGGGGGCTGTTGATAAAGAAGATATTATGATAATTAATCAAATAATTGGTTAGATTTATAAGTTATTAGTAATAAAAAAAGAATTATGTACTGTTTAAATGAAATTAAGGTTTTTCAGAGATAATAATTGTAAGTTCAAGAATTGATATGAAACAAAAATTATTTATAAGAATTATATTAGGATTTAATTGGTGATGATATAATGATCAGTTTATTATTGGATTTTTTGATAGTATTGATTGCAATTTTTATAGCACTATTTTCTGAACCTTTAAATCTTAACAAAAATTTTTATATAAAATTATTTTTTACTTTTTTTATAATTTCTATTTCTAGTGCTATGATTTCATATTTAATTCCATCAACCATTATTGTGTTGGCTGGATCTTTCTATATGTGGCTTGCATTTGCCTTCGTTTTATTACATTCTTCTAAAGTTCTTGGGAATAAAAAAACTGGAGTACTCTTTATTATTGCTTTACTATTTGGTTTAACTTTTGAGGCTGTTGGCGTTAAATACGGTGGTGTGTTTGGTATGCCATACTATTATAATCTACCTACCTTCTTTTTTGGATTAGTGCCAATTTCTACACCCATTTCATGGACGATCATAATTTACTTCAGTTACACCATAACAAATTTATTACTATTTGGATTTGGCGGGGAGAGACCAGTAAAGACAGATAATTTATGGTATTTTTTAGGTTTAATGGTTTTACTATCATTTATCGGCGGATTAATAGCAGTTAATTTAGATATGATACTTGACCCTGTTGCTGTTTCACCACAAGTAGCAGGATGGATTTGGACTGGAGGAGGTCCTTATTTCGGCATACCTATCGGTAATTTTATTGGATGGTTTTTGGTTGCAGCCATCGCCATATTCATTTTCAGATATTACGAAGCAATATCACCAAAATCAGACACCCCTTATGGGTTAGATATATTCTTAAATTTGTCCATTGTACTTATTTACGTAATGTACCTTTTAGAAAATGCAGTTAGGGCATTTACAATAGGAAAAATAGATTATATCCTGATTGGTATAACTACTATGATGCCGTTCATTTTAATCGCAGTACTGGCTTTAATGTTAAATATGAAAAAAAGACGATGAATATTTATTTTGTTAATTGTTCATTAAAGGAATTTGTTTGAAGAAGGTTTCCTAATTTAAGATATCTAATCCTTAAATATTTACCAAATTTTCTGTATCTTTAAAAATTTAGTTTTTACTTGAAAATTAGTTTTACTTTGAATTTCAGTTTCCTGTAACCTTTGAAGTTATCAATATTATTTGTGATCTAAGTTTTTTTTTCAAATAATTTTTTCATTCTATTCCATTTGATCAGTATCTAATCTAATTTCAAAGATATGTATTATCTAAGGAATCTGTCTAATTAACACTTTTTTATTAAATGGCTATGGTTTACGTATTACACTTCAAATAGCAAATACTGAAGTTAAGCTTAAAAAGTGGAGTATTGTTTTACTTAACTGATTAAATCTTCCTTGAAACAGAATTAACTGATCTTTTGTGATTTTTATCACAATATTACCTCGAATTATTATATACAACGTGATTGTACATAAAATAGTATAAACGACAAATAGGTGATTGATTTGATGAATAAAGTGATCATTTATATAATTTTTATGGGTATCTGTTTAATTTCATTACAATCCATCAGTGCCGCTAATATAACTGTACATCCCGGGGACAGCATTCAAAGTGCCGTGGATCAAGCGTCTGATAATGATTACATAACGGTATACGATAATAACAACAATCCCTATACCTATAAAGAAAGTGTTAACATAAACAAGAAGATTAATATAAAATCCAGTGGAAAAGTTACAATTGAAGCTAAAAATACAAGTGCAGCTGTTTTTACTGTGAATTCAAATGGTGCGGGTTCTTCTATTCAAAATTTCACTTTATCAAAGAGTAGTTACTGTATCATGATAAACAATGCAAATAACTGTCTTATCTCGGGTAACAATATTATAGCAGCTTCTTTGGTGGGTATACAGTTTTACGGGAATATGAACAATTCAAAGGTTTTAGGGAATACCATAACCGGTGTAAGCCCCACCGTTGGAAATGGGATCAGCTTTGAATATGGTAAGTGTACCTACAACAACATAACAGGTAATATCATCAGTAATTTTTTAAATGGAATAATATTCAACGATAACAGCGAAAACAACATAGTTTCAAACAACCAGGTAACCTGCACAGGATATCAGGGTGCGGGGATATATGCCACAGATAACTCCAGAAATATGCAAATAATTGGTAACACAGTGACAGGAGCTGAAGATGGTATTGCAATTCAGCAGATGGGAACAAACACCCCCATTAACTACAACATCAATGGGAATACTGTTAATGGAAATAAAAATGGATTATGGGTTTGTCTAAGTAACAGTACCATTTCAAACAACAATGCAACATCAAACCTGGTGAGCGGGCTGGATATTACCGGTAGATACAATAATATTCTGAATAATACTGCTTCTTATAATGGGAACTGTGGTATTACCCTTGCAGGATTTGCAAGTTCTGATGGTAATGTTGTGAGTGGAAATAATTTAATTCACAATCTTGCAGGGATAAACAGTGCAAGCAACTATTCAACTATTTCTAACAACAACATGTCCTATAACACCAATAACGGCCTGATATCTACTTCTGACCACAATATTATTGACGGCAACACCATAACCAACATCAACGGTAGTGCAATCCTGGTTATGGGTGTGTACAACACCATAACCAATAATATACTGCAAAATAACGTGATTGGTCTTTACATCCCTAAATCTACAGATGCTGATCACAACACAGTAAGCTACAACAATATATCCTACAACAGTAATGGAATTAACAGTTTAAGTCCCTACTCAAACTTCACACACAACACTATAAACAACAACAACGAAAACGGCCTAACCATCACATCAAACCATGTAAATATAGATAATAACACTATAAAAAATAATAATGGAAGTGCAGTACTGCTCATAGGAGTTTACAACACCTTAACTAACAATATACTGCAAAATAATTTAATTGGTATATGCATCCAAAAATCTACTAATGCAGATAACAACACCATCAGCAATAACGATGTGTCCTACAATGGCAACGGAATCAACAGTGCAAGTCCCTACTCAAACTTCACACACAACACCATAAACAACAACGATGAAACCGGGCTGACCATCACTGGATCTGGGTGTAATATAGTTGGAAATTCAATGTGTTACAATGGTGAAGCTGGCCTTACAATTACAAGTACAGGCAACAATGTTACTTCGAACAGATTGGAAAACAATCTTTATGGTGCTTCATTTAGTAACTTTAATGCTGCTAATTTTAATTTGAACAGTGTTGTTGGGAATACTTATCAGGTGTACAGTCCTGACACAACAGGATACATTAATGCATTAAATAACTGGTGGGGATCAAACAGTACTCCAACAAGGATTTATGGTTTATTCAACATTAACCCATGGATAGTTTTAAGGGTAATAGGCAATCCCAACCAGATAAATAGTGGAACTACTTCCACAATAACTGCAGATCTTAATCATAACAGTAATGGAGTAGATGTAACTTCATTATATTCTGGAAAAACTGTTCCAGATGGGATAAATGTTAACTTCAGCTGTGATTCTTTAGGTGCTGTTAATCCACTTAACAATACCACCGTAAACGGTGCTGCAACCACCATCTTTACGGGTAATTCTCCTGGAGTGTCTGTAGTTAGGGCTTTGGTTGATTCTCAAAATGTTACCACCAATGTTTCAATTGTTACTACATCAGCTATTCCAACTGGAATAACTGTAACTCCAACTACTGGTTACAAAGGTGTTCCAGCAAACCTCATCACAACGTTAAGGGACACTAAAAATAACTTACCTTTAACAGGTAAAACTATAAGATTTAGTGTTAACGGTACGTTCTTAGGCACTGCACTCACGAATAGTAGTGGAGTTGCAACGTTACCCTACACTGTCCTGGAAAATATTGGAGTGTATCCTATATTAGCAGAATTTATACAGGATGCAACATATGCAGCCAGTAACGGTACAGCTAATTTAACAGTAGCCACAAATATTGCGGATGTAGAAGTTACAAATACAGTTTCTAATTCTACACCTAAATATAACGACACTATAACCTTCACTGTAACTGTTAAAAACAACGGACCCTGCACTGCTCAAAACGTTGCTATAAGTGAATGGCTAAATAACGGCTATTTAACATACATATCAAACGACAGCCAAGGAGCACTAAACCTCAGCAACGGAATATGGACCATTGAAACACTAAACAGCGGAGCAACAGCAACACTACACATAATAGCCAAAGCCACCACACCAAACACAACCATAACCAACACAGCAACCTACAACCCCGTAACAAACGACCCAAACAGCACCAACAACAACCAAACCATCACCATAACAGTACCCGCAACATCAGCCGATATACAGGTAACCAACACTGTGTCCAACAACACACCCAACTATAACGACATCATAACCTTCACAGTAACAGTTAAAAACAACGGACCTGACACAGCCCAAAACGTAGCTGTAAGTGAATGGCTAAGCAATGGCTACCTAACATACATATCAGACGACAGCCAAGGAGCACTAAACCTCAGCAACGGAATATGGACCATTGAAACACTAAACAGCGGAGCAACAGCAACACTACACATAATAGCCAAAGCCACCACACCAAACACAACCATAACCAACACAGCAACCTACAACCCCGTAACAAACGACCCAAACAGCACCAACAACAACCAAACCATCACCATAACAGTTGAAAACTCAACAGACGCTGCAGACGTAGCAGTTACCAATACTATATCCAACTCCACACCTAACTATGGGGACAACATCACTTTCACAGTCACAGTAACAAACAACGGACCCAATACAGCCCAAAATGTAACAGTATCTGAATGGCTGAGTAACTACAACTTTACATATTTATCAGACGACAGCGGAGGGGCACTAAACCTTAACAATG
This sequence is a window from Methanobacterium sp. SMA-27. Protein-coding genes within it:
- a CDS encoding MarR family winged helix-turn-helix transcriptional regulator, which codes for MLFRNKLFKHRKRLKHNKIPHSYFHILKVLKKKGPLPMSEIGRRVYISKSNMTSLIDKLVENGLAERIPDTNDRRVINIT
- a CDS encoding right-handed parallel beta-helix repeat-containing protein — protein: MNKVIIYIIFMGICLISLQSISAANITVHPGDSIQSAVDQASDNDYITVYDNNNNPYTYKESVNINKKINIKSSGKVTIEAKNTSAAVFTVNSNGAGSSIQNFTLSKSSYCIMINNANNCLISGNNIIAASLVGIQFYGNMNNSKVLGNTITGVSPTVGNGISFEYGKCTYNNITGNIISNFLNGIIFNDNSENNIVSNNQVTCTGYQGAGIYATDNSRNMQIIGNTVTGAEDGIAIQQMGTNTPINYNINGNTVNGNKNGLWVCLSNSTISNNNATSNLVSGLDITGRYNNILNNTASYNGNCGITLAGFASSDGNVVSGNNLIHNLAGINSASNYSTISNNNMSYNTNNGLISTSDHNIIDGNTITNINGSAILVMGVYNTITNNILQNNVIGLYIPKSTDADHNTVSYNNISYNSNGINSLSPYSNFTHNTINNNNENGLTITSNHVNIDNNTIKNNNGSAVLLIGVYNTLTNNILQNNLIGICIQKSTNADNNTISNNDVSYNGNGINSASPYSNFTHNTINNNDETGLTITGSGCNIVGNSMCYNGEAGLTITSTGNNVTSNRLENNLYGASFSNFNAANFNLNSVVGNTYQVYSPDTTGYINALNNWWGSNSTPTRIYGLFNINPWIVLRVIGNPNQINSGTTSTITADLNHNSNGVDVTSLYSGKTVPDGINVNFSCDSLGAVNPLNNTTVNGAATTIFTGNSPGVSVVRALVDSQNVTTNVSIVTTSAIPTGITVTPTTGYKGVPANLITTLRDTKNNLPLTGKTIRFSVNGTFLGTALTNSSGVATLPYTVLENIGVYPILAEFIQDATYAASNGTANLTVATNIADVEVTNTVSNSTPKYNDTITFTVTVKNNGPCTAQNVAISEWLNNGYLTYISNDSQGALNLSNGIWTIETLNSGATATLHIIAKATTPNTTITNTATYNPVTNDPNSTNNNQTITITVPATSADIQVTNTVSNNTPNYNDIITFTVTVKNNGPDTAQNVAVSEWLSNGYLTYISDDSQGALNLSNGIWTIETLNSGATATLHIIAKATTPNTTITNTATYNPVTNDPNSTNNNQTITITVENSTDAADVAVTNTISNSTPNYGDNITFTVTVTNNGPNTAQNVTVSEWLSNYNFTYLSDDSGGALNLNNGIWTVGNLANGATATLHIIAKATTPNTTITNTATYNPVTTDHNTNNNAQTITINVQ
- a CDS encoding carotenoid biosynthesis protein — encoded protein: MWLAFAFVLLHSSKVLGNKKTGVLFIIALLFGLTFEAVGVKYGGVFGMPYYYNLPTFFFGLVPISTPISWTIIIYFSYTITNLLLFGFGGERPVKTDNLWYFLGLMVLLSFIGGLIAVNLDMILDPVAVSPQVAGWIWTGGGPYFGIPIGNFIGWFLVAAIAIFIFRYYEAISPKSDTPYGLDIFLNLSIVLIYVMYLLENAVRAFTIGKIDYILIGITTMMPFILIAVLALMLNMKKRR